AATCAGCATATTCATCAATTTTCGGATATGTATCATAATCAACAATCTCAATCTTTTCAATATTTTTTAATCCTAATTTTTCGGCATCTTTTAAAACCTTTGCTTTATTTCCGATTAAAATAATCTTTGCCAAATTTTCTTCGTATGCAATATCGGCTGCTTTTAAAGTTCTTTCATCATGACTTTCAGGCAGTACTATCCTTTTGTTTAGTTTTTTAGCTTTTTCTCTTATTTCTTGTATTAATTCCATTTCAACAGTTTTATTTAATTTTTGCAAAAGTAATTAATATCTTGCATTATAAATTCTTTTTTTTATGAATTATATCATCATAAAATATGTTTGACAGCAATAAAGAAGTTCAAGGTTCAAAGTTAAAAGTTTCAAGATGAAGAAAATTGTTTTACTATTTATAATAACTTTGTCATCAATAAAATAAATGAAATATTCAAATTCAATAACCGACCGGCTTCCGACAAGCAAAAAAGAACTTAAAGCATTTGCATGGGATGAAGCAGATGTAATACTTTTTTCCGGTGATGCTTATGTGGATCATCCTGCTTTTGGTGTTGCGGTTATCGGCAGGATAATAGAAAAAGTTGGTTTACGTGTTGCAATAGTTCCGCAACCGAATTGGCGTGATGATTTGCGTGATTTTAAGAAACTCGGAAAACCGCGTTTGTTTTTCGGCGTAACAGCCGGAAATATGGATTCTATGATAAATCATTATACAGCAAATAAGCGTTTGCGTTCAAATGATGCATATACAGCGGGCGGAAAAGCCGGTTTCAGACCTGATTATGCCGTAAGCGTTTATTCCAAAATTCTTAAAAAACTTTATCCTGAAACACCGATTGTTATTGGAGGTATTGAAGCATCATTAAGACGTTTAACTCATTTTGATTATTGGTCGGATAAATTAAAACCTTCGGTTCTTGTTGAAAGCGGTGCGGATATATTGGTTTACGGAAACGGTGAAAAATCAATTGCCGAAATTGCCCGTTTGGCAGACAGAGGCGTACCGGTTACAAGTATGAAGAATATTCCGCAAACAGCTTATTTAACTGACTATGTGCCTAATTTAAAAAGAGCAAAGCCAAAACATCCAACAATTTTTTTGCATAGCCATGAAGATTGTTTAAAAGACAAGAAGAAATTTGCTGAAAACTTTAAACAGATTGAAATTCAGTCTAATATGATTCATGCGAAGATATTAGAACAAAAAACAGGTGAGTGTTATGTTAACGTAAATCCGCCGTTTTCCGAAACTACAGAAAAAGAAATTGACAGTTTTTACGATTTACCCTACACACGTTTGCCGCATCCGAAATATAAAAATAAAGGCAATATTCCGGCTTATGAAATGATTAAGTTTTCCGTTAATATGCATCGTGGCTGTTTCGGAGGTTGCAGTTTTTGCACAATATCAGCACATCAAGGCAAATTTGTTGTCAGTCGTTCTCAAAAATCAATTTTAAGGGAAGTTGATAAAGTCGTCAATATGCCTGATTTTAAAGGGACTATATCAGACCTTGGCGGGCCTTCTGCAAATATGTATAAAATGCAGGGCTATGATTTTTCAATTTGTGAAAAATGCAAACGTCCTTCCTGTATTTATCCTGAAATTTGTTTTAATTTGAATACAGACCATTCGCCTTTAACTAATATATACAGAAAAACACGAAAACATCCGAAAGTAAAGCATGCCTTTATCGGAAGCGGAATAAGATATGATATGCTTTTTAATGAAAAAGGACAAATAAAAGGCGATAAAGAAGAATATTCAAAAGAATTGATTAAACATCATGTTTCCGGACGATTAAAAGTTGCTCCGGAACATACTGAAGATAATGTATTGAAAATAATGCGAAAATCTTCTTTTGATTATTTTTATAAGTTTAAGAAGTTTTTTGAAAAAATTAATACAGAAGAAAATTTAAACCAACAAATAATTCCCTACTTTATATCAAGCCACCCCGGTAGTACGGCAACCGATATGGCAGAACTGGCTGCCAAAACAAAAAAGTTGGATTTTAAATTAGAGCAAGTTCAAGATTTAACTCCAACACCCATGACAATTGCAGCCGTTATTTATTATTCCGGTTATCATCCCTATACTCTTGAAAAAGTTTACACTGCACGCTCAAAAGACCAAAAACTTACACAACGCATGTTTTTCTTTTGGTACAAAAAAGAATACCGACAAAAAATTAAAGACAAGCTGTTTAATATGAAACGGAAGGATTTGGTGAAGAGGTTGTTTTCGTAATAATTTGATTCAATAAGTATTCTTTGTGTTTAGTCAATTATTTTTAAAACAAATTATTTACTAAAAGATTTATAAGCTTATTCCAAACTGTCACAACCAAACCCAACATCACTAACTTTATATTTAGTTCCGCAATCATGCGAAAAATGCCACCATTCTGAATTAATGCCGATAAAATGATGTTTTTGCATTATTGTTCTGAGTAACATTCTGTTTTGAAATATTGTATCATTAAAACCCCTGTAAAAGGTTCTGCCTTTCAAACTTAAATCATCATAATCTGTTCCCATATCAATTTCATTACCTTCCGTATCTGTTAAAGTTATATCTACAGCACTTCCTCTGTTATGTCTTGAACCTGTTGCCGGATTTGCCACCAAACCGACAATCGGAAATTTCTTCCACATTATTTTTTGAACTGATAAAGGACGGTAACAATCAAATAATTTAATTTTAAAACCCAATGATTCAAATTCAGATTGAACTTTCAAAAAGTCTTTTAAAACTTCATATCTTAATAAACATTTTGCACACGGATAAAGTATTGTATCAGTGAAGTTATTTTCTGTAGCGTATCTGATATCAAGAATAAAATCTTTTGAGAATAATGTAACATCCACCATGTCAATATCTTCAAAGTCAGCTGTTAGTGTGTCTAATAATTCGGGTTCAGATATCTTTGCTTTAAAGCTGTATCTTGATGAATCTTTGTTGAAAATTAAATTACCTCTTTTATTTATATTTCCTGATGAATCCTTATTATTGCAACTTGATAAATATAAAATTGTCAATAATGCAATGAATATTATTTTAATTTGTTTCATTATAAAATCTTGAAGCATTATAAAAAGAACATAAATATACAATTATTTTACAAATGAACTTAAAATTATTATTTGCCGCATTTTTTATATTCTTCATAAGTTGTCAAACTGATAATGAAAATGAAAAGAATATTAAGAACACAAGTTCAGTTATTCAAATTATTTCAAGCGAATTATTTAAAATTGAAAACTTTGATACTTATCGGGTTTTATCTGTTTATGACAAAACAGGTGCAGTAATAAATAAGTATTATCTTGTTGAGAAAGACAAGCAAATTCCGGTTGAAATTTCAAACAAAAAAAATATTATCCGAACACCTGTAACTAATGTTATATGTTTATCAACAACGCACATTGCGTATATTGATATCTTGGATGAAACAGATAAAATAACTGCTGTTTCGGGTAGTCAGTATATTTATAATCCGGTTTTAAGAAAAGGTATTATTTCAGGGGAAATAAAAGATGCAGGTTATGAAAGTTCTTTGGATTTTGAGCTTCTTTTAAGCTTAAAACCTGATGTTGTTACAGTATATGACATTAACGGAACAATTTCTCCTGTAATAAATAAAATCAAGAAGTTTAATATTCCGGTTATTCAAATTAATGAATATCTTGAATCATCTTTATTAGGACAGACTGAATGGATTAAATTTTTCGGAGAATTATTCGGAAAAAGAGAACTTGCCTGTACCAAATTCAATGAGGTTTACCGGAATTATAATGAATTGAAACAAAAAACGGATAAGATTAAAAATAAGCCGAAAGTTCTGTTAAATATGCCGTGGAAAGGAACTTGGTATATTCCGGGCGGAAAATCTAATATTGCTCAATTAATTGAAGATGCCGGAGGCGATTATATTTGGAAAGATAATTCTGAAAAACATAATACTCCTTTAAATATTGAAGATGTTTATTTAAATGCTTTTGATGCAGATATTTGGTTAAATTCCGGACAAGCAAATTCTTTATCTGATATAATTGGTACAGACATTAGATTAGAAAAATTTAAAGCCGTAAAAACCGGTAATATTTATAACAGGAATAAACGCTTAAATGAATTTGGAGGTAATGATTATATGGAATCCGGAACCGTAAGACCCGATTTAATCTTGAAAGATTTAATAAGAATATTACATCCTGAACTTCTGACTGAACATGAGCTTTTTTATTATACGAAATTGGAATAATACAATAAAATCTTTGAATAAGGATAGATTTAATATGGTTAATATTGTGTAATACAATATTGGCAAGTATAACAATAATTTATAAATACTCCCGAAAAGTTTCCTATTGTGAAACATTTCATGTATATTTGCATAATAATACTATGAAAGTACATTTAATTAAAAAACAGACTATTGAAGATTATATTAAAAAGAATGCTCAAAGCAAGACATCTTTTGAAATATGGTTTTCTATACTAAAACGTGCAAATTGGACAGAACCTAATGAAATTATTTTGACATTTAATAAAGCTGATATATTAGGAACCGGTACCGAAAGGGTAGTTTTTAACATCGGAGGAAATAAATACAGAATGATTTGTTCTTATCATTTTGGAAATAAAAGAGTTCATCTGTTTGTGAAATGGATTGGAACTCACGCAGAATATACAAAGCTGTGTAATGAAAAAAAGCAATATGAAATTAATGCGTATTAAATTAAAACTTAAAATATAATTGAGATGAAATCTATAAAATATACAATAATAAAAAATACAGAACAATATAATAAATATTGCGACACATTAGAGAAATTAATAGTAGTTGAAAATGCGGATAATCAAGATGAAATAGATTTGCTTAACTTACTTATTGAAAAATGGGATATTGAACATAATTCTCTTACGGATTTAGAACCTGTTAAATTATTAAAATCTTTAATGGATGAGAATAATTTAAAATCGAAAGATCTTGTTAAAATATTAGATTTGTCAAAAGGTACTGTTTCAAAGATATTAAACTATCATAAAGGATTATCTAAAGCAACTATCAGAAAACTTTCAGATTATTTTAAAGTATCACAAGAAGCTTTTAACAGGCCTTATAAGCTTGTAAATAAGATAAATAATCATTTTCGCAATGCAAGCCTGATGAATACAGAAAAAGATATGGAGGAAACTATTGTAATTTAGTATAGAAGAAATAATTTACAAAGATAACTACACATTAATAAAAATCCTTCACCCTGAACTTCTGCCTGAACATGAGCTTTTTTATTATACGAAATTGGAATAAATGTAGTTAGATTTATTCTAATAATTTATATTTGTGCTTTAATTTAGTATTTATTAAATTGATTTTTTTTGTTTAAACAGATATTGTAGGGCATATAAAGAAAGACAAAAACTATGGCAATATTTGAAATAAAAGACAAAAAGGTAAACAGAATTAAGCCGACTGAATTTAAATTTGAAAAAGATTTACAGAATTTAGTTGAACGAAATTTAGAAACCTTTTTCAATTGTAGATTTATAGCATCTGAATTTTCGACCGGAAATATTCATTCCGGAAGAATTGACACATTAGCAATTTCAGAAGATGATAATCCCGTAATAATTGAATATAAAAAAGTTGCTTCATCCGACTTGATTAATCAAAGTTTATTCTACCTACATTGGATTACAGACCATAAAGGTGATTTTCAAGTTGCAGTGAATAATACACTGAAAGAAAAACTTGTCGTTGACTGGTCGGACATAAGAGTAATTTGCATTGCTCCTGAATTTAAAAAATATGATTTGCACGCTGTTCAAGTTATGGGTGCAAATATCGAACTTTGGCAATATAAGATTTATGAAAATGGAATAATCAGCATTGAAGAAGTTTATAAGAGAACAGAAACAAGAACTCATATTTCGATTGAAAACAATGGAAAAAATCCGGTAATGGTTGCTGCCGGGAAAAAAGCAGCAGAAACAAGAAAAAATGCAACTTATACCATTGACGAACATATTGACAAGGTAAATCCCGATTTAACTGAATTATTAAACGAAATTCGAGAATATATTGTAAACCTTGACAGTTCAATAGAAGAAACTCCAAAGAAATATTACATTGCTTATAAGACAACTCAAAATTTTGTTTGCATTGAACCACAGAAAAAGAAATTAGTCCTTTTCTTAAAACTAAATCCGGACGAAATGGGAAAATTGCCGAAACAAGCAAGAGATGTGAAAAATATCGGACATTTCGGGACCGGTGATTTAGAACTTACAATCAGAAATATAACAGACTTTGAAGAAACAAAAGAATTGATAAATAAATCATTAATAAATATTGGTGGGTAAAAATATAAAGAATGGGATTACGTGAAGTTAAATCTGAATTAAATAAACTTGAAAAAGAGACTTTAATAAAACATATTGCAGAACTCTACAAGAAATTCAAGCCTGTTAAAGAATATTTTGACTTTTATGTTAATCCGGATGAAAGCAAAATACTGGAACAATATAAGGAAAAAGTTCGTGAAGGATTTTACCCAAAGCGTGGAGATAGATTAAGATTGTCAATTTCAAGAAAAGCAATAAATGATTTTAAAAAATTGGGAACTTCAAAAGATAGTTTAGCTGATTTACTGCTATATTATGTTGAGTGTGGAGTTGAACTTACTAACGAATTCGGAGATATTGATGAGAATTTCTATACAAGCATAGAAAATGCTTACGGAACATCGCTTGAATTAATGGATAAAGAAAGTATTTTAAGTAAATTTAAAAATCGAGCACTTGAAATAGTAAATGAAACAGAGGGTATTGGCTGGGGATTTCACGATTATTTAGGAGATGTATATTATGAACATTATGATGAATAGCCTTACCGGAAATATTGCTGATATTAAGATAATTGAATAAAAGATGAATAACCTCTCTGATAACCCGTTAAATTTTATTTTATATACTTCTAATACAGGAGATATAAAAGTTAGTGTTTTTTTAGAAAACGAAACAATTTGGCTAACTCAAAAGTCTATCGGAGAGCTTTTTAGAGTATCAAAATCGACTGTAAGTGAGCATCTCACAAATATTTTCGAGAGCAAAGAATTAGAAAAAACGGCAACTGTTCGGAATTTCCGAACAGTCCAAACAGAAGGCATTAGAAAAATCACAGAATAAAACAAGATAATAATTATCTTTCGGATTTTGATATAGAAATTAAACGACTAAACAATATAAACATTATAAACAAATAAACAGTTAAACAAATAAACAATTAAGATATGGCAATGACAATAATAGAAAAAATAATCGCAAATCATTCAAAATATGATACCGTTAAACCGGGAGATATTGTTGATATTGAAATTGATGTGAGAGCTGCTCGTGATTTCGGAGGGCCTAATGTAGTTAAGCATATTACTGAAAAAAATCTTCCGATTGACGATATAAGTAAGGTGTTCTTTACATTTGATACAAACCCAACCGGTTCTGACCAAAAGTATGCTGTTAATCAACATATTTGCAGAACTTTTGCAAGAGACAGGGGAATTAAAGTTTTTGATATTAACCACGGAATAGGAACACATGCCTTAATAGAAGAAGGTATAGTGTACCCCGGAACTACAATTGTAACTACCGATTCACATGCAAATATTATGGGAGCAGTTGGAGCATTCGGACAAGGAATGGGTGATAAAGACATTGCTGTTGCTTTCAGTAAAGGAAGTGTATGGTTTAAAGTTCCTAAATCTGTAATAATTAATCTTAACGGAAAGCGTCCTGCAAATATATCAGCCAAAGATATAGTATTGAACTTATTAGACCGTTTCGGAGCAAACAGTTTACTTCAATATTCTGTGGAGATTTACGGCGAAGAAGTTGATAAATTTACTCTTGATGAAAGAATTACAATTGCATCAATGGGAACTGAAATGGGAACTATCATTATTTTATTTCCGCCGAATCAAGAAATATTGGATTACAGTACTTCAAGAGCAGGTAAAAAAATTGAAGCTGTTCTCGCTGATGATGATGCTCATTATGAAGAAGTTTATGATGTTGATATGTCAAAATTTGTACCTATGGTTTCTTTACCGGGTAAACCTCACGGAACTGTAAACATTGTTGAAGCACATAAAACAAAAATTGATTCAGGTTTCATCGGTTCATGCACCAACGGACGTATGGAAGATATGCGTGCAGTTGCAGAAGTTTTAAAAAACAGAAAAGTTGCTCCCGGAGTTGTTTTAAAAATAGTCCCTTCAACAGATGCAATATGGCAGCAATGTTTGGATGAAGGTATCATTAAAATATTTAAACAAGCCGGAGCTTTAGTTTCTAATGCAGGATGTGCAGGATGTGCAGCCGGGCAAGTCGGACAAAACGGCCCGGGTGAGATTACAATCAGTACAGGTAACAGAAATTTCCCCGGCAAACAAGGGAAGGGTAGTGTATATCTCGCATCTCCGGCAATTGTTGCAGCTTCTGCAATTGCAGGTTATATTACTACAACTGATGCAATTCCTGATGAACCTGCTGTATTTACACCTCAAGACATTCAGGCAAAAATTGAAAAAGCAAAAAGTGATGAGAGCCAAACAACTGAAAAACTGACAATTGTAGAAGGCAGAGTTTGGTACATTCAAGAAGATGATATTGATACTGATATGATCTTTCATAATCGATACCTGGCCATTACTGATATTAATGAAATGGGACAATATGCATTTGATAATCTTAAAGGCTATGAAGACTTTGCAAAACAAGCAAAACCGGGCGATATTGTAGTTGTAAATAAAAATTTCGGAGCCGGAAGTTCTCGTCAGCAAGCAGTTGATTGTTTTAAAGCATTGGGAGTTCAAGCAATTGTCGCAGAATCTTATGGTGCAATTTATGAAAGAAATGCAATTAATGCAGCATTTCCGATTGTTACATATAAAACTCTTGAAGGACTGGAATTAGAACACGGAAATAAAATAAAAGTTAATTTTGAAACCGGAGAAATGACAAATGTTTCTAAAAACAAAACAATTCAAGCTGAACCGTTTTCAGATGTTCAATTAGAGATTTATCAAAACGGGGGATTGTTTTAATGACTTTAAAACGTCTTATTAATTAGGCGTTTAGTTAACTCTTGTTATACCGTTTAAAACATTGATATAATCATACAGAATTCACAGAAATTCACAGATTTTTCTGTGGTATCTGTGTGAAATTTAAGTATAAAAGCTGATATTCATAAGAAAAGTTAGTATTAGTTAAGTGTCTAATTCAATTGAAATATTTAAGAATATTCATAAAATAATTAATTACCGGAAAAATAACAGCAGAACCAAAAATATTATATCACAAACAAATGGAACCCGTAAAAATTGAAAACGCAATCATTGTAAGAAATAAAACAAGGCTTGAACAGTTGACTGAAAAGTTCAATACAAGAGAACAAGCAAAGTTTTATGTTCAATCAAAGCAAAATGCATATTTCAGCAAAAAGAAAGGCGGGTTAATGAAATCCGGTTTTGGTGTGAATCCTGTAAAAGTGAAAGAGCAAATTCAGGAGCAAAGAACAACAAATGAATTTTCTGTTTATGAAGAAGAGAATGAAACTTTCTATTCTTCAATTGATGAGATTCAAAATCAATTGAGCGAAATATTAAAGACCAAAGTTATAGACCAAGATTTTTTATCAAATTATATTTTTACTGAAAAAGATATTGTTGTTGTTGTCGGTCAAGACGGATTAGTTGCCAATACGGCAAAATATGTAAACGGAATTCCTATTGTTGCCGTTAATCCTGATGAGGGAAGATATGACGGTGTTTTACTTCCTTTTTCTCCGTATAATTTCATGGAAGGTGTAAATGATGTATTAAACGGTGTTTATAATAAAAAAAACGTTACAATGGCAGAAGTAAAACTGAATGACGGACAAAGATTATTAGCTTTTAATGATTTTTTTATCGGTATTTCATCACATTCTTCTTCAAGATATCAAATAACTTTTCGTGATGCAAAAGAAAATCATTCTTCCAGCGGAATTATTGTTTCTACCGGTGCAGGTGCAACAGGTTGGATGAGTTCAATGTTTAATATGGCAAACGGGATGATTAGAACATTTTCAAAAGGAAACCCCATTGAATATAAACCGATAAGTCAAGAAGATGAAAGTTTATTGTTTATTGTGAGAGAACCTTTTGTCAGTAAAACATCGCAAGCAAATATTGTTGCCGGACAAATTTATTTCGGAGAACAATTAACCGTTGAATCTTTAATGCCGCAAAACGGAATAATTTTTAGTGACGGTATTCAATCAGATTTTTTAGAGTTTAATTCCGGTGCAATTGCTGAAATTGGTGTTGCAAAAGAAAAAGCTATACTTGTAATTTGATAAAATTGATTTAATCTTATTTTTTATATTCAATTATTGTACTGTTTCAAATGATTATTAATACTTTTAATCAAGTAAAATTTTGCAAATTAGAAAGTTGCATTATCAAACGTCTTATTACTCAATCAAAACAGCATCACCGCTCTCAATGTCGATTATTACCTTTTTATATTTAGTTTCAACTACTTTACCGGTTTTATATTTCACTTTAACTATATCATTTCTTCCAATTTTTTTACCTACTCTAATGGGTTCTGTT
This genomic stretch from Bacteroidales bacterium harbors:
- a CDS encoding DUF6155 family protein, with the protein product MGLREVKSELNKLEKETLIKHIAELYKKFKPVKEYFDFYVNPDESKILEQYKEKVREGFYPKRGDRLRLSISRKAINDFKKLGTSKDSLADLLLYYVECGVELTNEFGDIDENFYTSIENAYGTSLELMDKESILSKFKNRALEIVNETEGIGWGFHDYLGDVYYEHYDE
- a CDS encoding ABC transporter substrate-binding protein — its product is MNLKLLFAAFFIFFISCQTDNENEKNIKNTSSVIQIISSELFKIENFDTYRVLSVYDKTGAVINKYYLVEKDKQIPVEISNKKNIIRTPVTNVICLSTTHIAYIDILDETDKITAVSGSQYIYNPVLRKGIISGEIKDAGYESSLDFELLLSLKPDVVTVYDINGTISPVINKIKKFNIPVIQINEYLESSLLGQTEWIKFFGELFGKRELACTKFNEVYRNYNELKQKTDKIKNKPKVLLNMPWKGTWYIPGGKSNIAQLIEDAGGDYIWKDNSEKHNTPLNIEDVYLNAFDADIWLNSGQANSLSDIIGTDIRLEKFKAVKTGNIYNRNKRLNEFGGNDYMESGTVRPDLILKDLIRILHPELLTEHELFYYTKLE
- a CDS encoding YgiQ family radical SAM protein, which encodes MKYSNSITDRLPTSKKELKAFAWDEADVILFSGDAYVDHPAFGVAVIGRIIEKVGLRVAIVPQPNWRDDLRDFKKLGKPRLFFGVTAGNMDSMINHYTANKRLRSNDAYTAGGKAGFRPDYAVSVYSKILKKLYPETPIVIGGIEASLRRLTHFDYWSDKLKPSVLVESGADILVYGNGEKSIAEIARLADRGVPVTSMKNIPQTAYLTDYVPNLKRAKPKHPTIFLHSHEDCLKDKKKFAENFKQIEIQSNMIHAKILEQKTGECYVNVNPPFSETTEKEIDSFYDLPYTRLPHPKYKNKGNIPAYEMIKFSVNMHRGCFGGCSFCTISAHQGKFVVSRSQKSILREVDKVVNMPDFKGTISDLGGPSANMYKMQGYDFSICEKCKRPSCIYPEICFNLNTDHSPLTNIYRKTRKHPKVKHAFIGSGIRYDMLFNEKGQIKGDKEEYSKELIKHHVSGRLKVAPEHTEDNVLKIMRKSSFDYFYKFKKFFEKINTEENLNQQIIPYFISSHPGSTATDMAELAAKTKKLDFKLEQVQDLTPTPMTIAAVIYYSGYHPYTLEKVYTARSKDQKLTQRMFFFWYKKEYRQKIKDKLFNMKRKDLVKRLFS
- a CDS encoding M15 family metallopeptidase — its product is MKQIKIIFIALLTILYLSSCNNKDSSGNINKRGNLIFNKDSSRYSFKAKISEPELLDTLTADFEDIDMVDVTLFSKDFILDIRYATENNFTDTILYPCAKCLLRYEVLKDFLKVQSEFESLGFKIKLFDCYRPLSVQKIMWKKFPIVGLVANPATGSRHNRGSAVDITLTDTEGNEIDMGTDYDDLSLKGRTFYRGFNDTIFQNRMLLRTIMQKHHFIGINSEWWHFSHDCGTKYKVSDVGFGCDSLE
- a CDS encoding helix-turn-helix domain-containing protein translates to MKSIKYTIIKNTEQYNKYCDTLEKLIVVENADNQDEIDLLNLLIEKWDIEHNSLTDLEPVKLLKSLMDENNLKSKDLVKILDLSKGTVSKILNYHKGLSKATIRKLSDYFKVSQEAFNRPYKLVNKINNHFRNASLMNTEKDMEETIVI
- a CDS encoding type II toxin-antitoxin system HigB family toxin; protein product: MKVHLIKKQTIEDYIKKNAQSKTSFEIWFSILKRANWTEPNEIILTFNKADILGTGTERVVFNIGGNKYRMICSYHFGNKRVHLFVKWIGTHAEYTKLCNEKKQYEINAY
- a CDS encoding 3-isopropylmalate dehydratase large subunit — encoded protein: MAMTIIEKIIANHSKYDTVKPGDIVDIEIDVRAARDFGGPNVVKHITEKNLPIDDISKVFFTFDTNPTGSDQKYAVNQHICRTFARDRGIKVFDINHGIGTHALIEEGIVYPGTTIVTTDSHANIMGAVGAFGQGMGDKDIAVAFSKGSVWFKVPKSVIINLNGKRPANISAKDIVLNLLDRFGANSLLQYSVEIYGEEVDKFTLDERITIASMGTEMGTIIILFPPNQEILDYSTSRAGKKIEAVLADDDAHYEEVYDVDMSKFVPMVSLPGKPHGTVNIVEAHKTKIDSGFIGSCTNGRMEDMRAVAEVLKNRKVAPGVVLKIVPSTDAIWQQCLDEGIIKIFKQAGALVSNAGCAGCAAGQVGQNGPGEITISTGNRNFPGKQGKGSVYLASPAIVAASAIAGYITTTDAIPDEPAVFTPQDIQAKIEKAKSDESQTTEKLTIVEGRVWYIQEDDIDTDMIFHNRYLAITDINEMGQYAFDNLKGYEDFAKQAKPGDIVVVNKNFGAGSSRQQAVDCFKALGVQAIVAESYGAIYERNAINAAFPIVTYKTLEGLELEHGNKIKVNFETGEMTNVSKNKTIQAEPFSDVQLEIYQNGGLF
- a CDS encoding DUF5655 domain-containing protein, which encodes MAIFEIKDKKVNRIKPTEFKFEKDLQNLVERNLETFFNCRFIASEFSTGNIHSGRIDTLAISEDDNPVIIEYKKVASSDLINQSLFYLHWITDHKGDFQVAVNNTLKEKLVVDWSDIRVICIAPEFKKYDLHAVQVMGANIELWQYKIYENGIISIEEVYKRTETRTHISIENNGKNPVMVAAGKKAAETRKNATYTIDEHIDKVNPDLTELLNEIREYIVNLDSSIEETPKKYYIAYKTTQNFVCIEPQKKKLVLFLKLNPDEMGKLPKQARDVKNIGHFGTGDLELTIRNITDFEETKELINKSLINIGG